One Capricornis sumatraensis isolate serow.1 chromosome 8, serow.2, whole genome shotgun sequence genomic region harbors:
- the TLCD3A gene encoding TLC domain-containing protein 3A isoform X2: MLLPLAWGSLFFPGLFGVCTWGLRRARPAWTHHDCVMISTRLVSSVQAVLATGSGIIVIRSCSDVITDRHWLAREYVWFLIPYMIYDTYAMYLCEWYRAGDQSSRHSLTIFRNFLSKNRLMITHHVFILLVLVPIAQLKQQHTLLYKVNGILTLTTFFLCRILLFPFMYWSYGRQQGLSLLRVPFHIPLHCNVANAFLIAPQIYWFSLLCKKAARLFDVPPAEKDS; encoded by the exons ATGCTGCTGCCGCTGGCCTGGGGCTCGCTCTTCTTCCCGGGGCTCTTCGGGGTCTGCACCTGGGGGCTGCGGCGCGCGCGGCCCGCCTGGACCCACCACGACTGCGTGATGATCAGCACCAG gctggTTTCTTCAGTGCAGGCTGTGTTGGCCACCGGGTCTGGGATCATCGTCATCCGCTCCTGCAGCGACGTGATCACCGACAG GCACTGGCTTGCCCGAGAGTATGTCTGGTTTTTGATTCCCTACATGATCTATGACACCTACGCCATGTACCTCTGTGAATGGTATCGAGCCGGGGACCAGAGCAGCAGACATTCCCTCACCATTTTTCGAAACTTCCTAAGCAAAAACCGCCTCATGATCACACACCATGTGTTCATTCTGCTTGTCCTTGTGCCCATTGCCCAG CTAAAGCAGCAGCACACGCTGCTGTACAAGGTGAACGGAATCCTCACGCTGACCACTTTCTTCTTGTGTCGGAtcctcctcttccctttcatGTACTGGTCCTACGGCCGGCAGCAGGGACTGAGCCTGCTCCGAGTGCCCTTCCACATTCCTCTCCACTGCAATGTGGCCAATGCCTTCCTCATCGCGCCACAGATCTACTGGTTCTCTCTGCTGTGCAAAAAGGCAGCCCGGCTCTTTGATGTTCCTCCAGCCGAAAAGGACAGTTGA
- the GEMIN4 gene encoding gem-associated protein 4 translates to MDLGPLNICEEMTILHGGFLLAEQLFRPKALAEMTKSDWEHVGRPIVEALREISSATACSQPFAWKKKALIIIWAKVLQPCPITPSDMENRWQEDVFFSVGNMIPTINHTVLFELLKSLEASGLFIQLLMALPTTLCRAELERFLEHMTVDTSSKDVAFFLDVWWEMMKHKGNQQDPLLSQFQTMAHKYLSSSDDFSHPPKRFKSDPDVCPTMPLLAMLLTGLKQIQDRILCPGMKCCALANLADMLTVFALMEEDPQEVSATVYLDKLATVISVWNSDTQNPYHQQALAEKVKEAERDISLTSLARLPRETIFVGFEFLRSLLQEWGEELQALLNSSQGTSYDSFRLCDSLTSFSQNLKLYLDTTSLAKEERQVVSELAECVGDFLRKTNRVVRSTGGGQDITASIAMAVIAQKMDRHVEMCSIFASERRWAFSDEWLSCLLDNRALFQEPGLVLKLLETVMEVGTIDRAVSKPQIKQVVDLILECYTHLSLPDKNKVLSGVLRSWGRKGLSEKLLAHLEGFHQDLNTTFNQLTQSTSEQGLAKAVASVARLVILHPEITVKKVCSMAVVNLGTHKFLAQILTAFPALRFTEEQGPGHSTTFVVSCLKETVWTKLSTPREEKQFLELLSCLVSPIKPQGIPVAALLEPDEVLKEFVLPFLMLEVKEVDLSLRIFVQTLEGSTNLEEYWLQSCSPFPLIFSLCQLLDGFSKYWQLPKEKRCLPLDGKDLAIHILELLCEVVSANADTFSPDTWVKSLSWLHRKLEQLDWTVGLRLKSFFEGHFKCEVPATLFEICTLSEDEWTSQAHPGYGPGTGLLAWMECSSISSSISEQMLALLVVDVGNPEEVRLFSKGFLVALVQVMPWCSPQEWHCLHQLIRRLLEKQLLHVPYSLEYIQFVPLLNLKPFAQELQLSVLLLRAFQFLCSQSCRNWLPVEGWSHVVKLLCNSLTNLLDSVRLIQSVGPWAQGQEQDLTQETLFFYTQVFCHVLHIMAMVHQEVCEPLYVLALEILTCYETLSKTNPSISSLLQKANEQRFLKSIAENISPEERRQTLLQKISNF, encoded by the coding sequence GACCTTTGAATATCTGTGAGGAAATGACTATCTTGCACGGGGGCTTCTTGCTGGCCGAGCAGCTGTTCCGCCCCAAAGCACTGGCTGAAATGACCAAGTCTGACTGGGAGCACGTTGGGCGGCCCATTGTGGAGGCTCTGAGGGAGATCTCCTCCGCCACAGCCTGCTCCCAGCCCTTCGCCTGGAAGAAGAAAGCCCTGATTATCATCTGGGCCAAGGTGCTACAGCCCTGCCCCATCACCCCTTCCGACATGGAAAACCGCTGGCAGGAAGATGTATTCTTCTCTGTGGGCAACATGATCCCCACCATCAATCACACGGTCCTCTTTGAGCTGCTCAAGTCGCTGGAGGCCTCTGGACTCTTTATCCAGCTCCTgatggccctgcccaccactcTCTGCCGTGCGGAACTAGAGCGCTTTTTGGAGCACATGACCGTCGACACTTCTTCCAAGGACGTGGCCTTCTTCCTAGACGTCTGGTGGGAAATGATGAAGCACAAGGGCAATCAGCAGGACCCCCTGCTTTCCCAGTTCCAGACAATGGCCCACAAGTACCTGTCCTCCTCCGATGACTTCTCCCACCCCCCAAAGAGGTTCAAGTCCGATCCAGATGTGTGTCCAACCATGCCCCTGCTGGCCATGCTGCTCACGGGGCTGAAACAAATCCAGGACAGGATCCTATGTCCTGGGATGAAGTGCTGCGCCTTAGCCAACTTGGCTGACATGCTGACCGTGTTTGCGCTGATGGAGGAGGACCCCCAGGAAGTGTCCGCGACCGTGTACCTGGACAAGCTGGCCACGGTGATCTCTGTGTGGAACTCAGACACCCAGAACCCATATCACCAGCAGGCACTGGCAGAGAAGGTGAAGGAGGCGGAGCGGGACATCAGCCTGACCTCCCTGGCCAGGCTGCCGAGGGAGACCATCTTCGTGGGCTTTGAGTTCCTGCGCAGCCTGCTGCAGGAGTGGGGGGAGGAGCTGCAGGCCTTGCTCAACAGCAGCCAGGGGACCAGCTACGACAGCTTCCGGCTCTGCGACAGCCTGACCTCCTTCAGCCAGAACCTGAAGCTCTACCTGGATACCACCAGCCTGGCCAAGGAGGAGAGGCAGGTGGTCTCCGAGCTGGCAGAGTGCGTGGGGGACTTCCTGAGGAAGACGAACAGGGTGGTGAGGAGCACGGGCGGCGGGCAGGACATCACCGCCTCCATCGCCATGGCTGTCATCGCGCAGAAGATGGACCGCCACGTGGAGATGTGCTCCATCTTCGCCTCCGAGAGGAGGTGGGCCTTCTCAGACGAGTGGCTGTCCTGCCTGCTCGACAACCGGGCTCTCTTCCAAGAGCCGGGCCTGGTGTTAAAGCTACTGGAGACGGTGATGGAAGTCGGCACGATAGATAGGGCCGTCTCCAAACCTCAGATCAAACAGGTGGTCGACTTGATCCTGGAGTGTTACACACACCTCTCGCTGCCAGATAAAAATAAAGTCCTCTCGGGGGTCCTGCGCTCTTGGGGGCGCAAGGGCCTCTCTGAGAAATTGTTAGCTCACTTGGAGGGCTTTCATCAGGACCTCAACACGACTTTCAACCAGCTCACACAGAGCACCTCTGAACAGGGCTTGGCTAAGGCTGTTGCTTCCGTGGCCCGCCTGGTCATCCTGCACCCGGAGATCACGGTGAAGAAGGTGTGCAGCATGGCTGTGGTCAACCTCGGCACCCACAAGTTCCTGGCTCAGATTCTCACTGCCTTCCCCGCCCTCCGGTTCACGGAAGAGCAGGGGCCAGGCCACTCCACCACATTCGTGGTGTCCTGCCTCAAAGAGACGGTCTGGACCAAACTCTCGACACCCCGGGAGGAGAAGCAGTTTCTGGAGCTCCTGAGCTGCCTGGTGAGTCCTATAAAGCCCCAAGGGATTCCAGTCGCTGCTCTGCTCGAGCCGGATGAGGTACTAAAGGAGTTTGTCCTGCCTTTCTTGATGCTGGAGGTCAAAGAGGTGGACCTCAGTCTGAGGATCTTCGTCCAGACTCTGGAAGGGAGCACAAACCTGGAGGAATACTGGCTGCAGTCCTGCTCTCCGTTCCCGCTCATCTTCAGCCTGTGCCAGCTCCTTGATGGCTTCAGCAAATACTGGCAGCTCCCCAAGGAGAAGCGCTGTCTCCCCCTGGACGGAAAGGACCTGGCCATCCACATCCTGGAGCTCCTCTGTGAGGTCGTCTCAGCTAATGCCGACACCTTCTCCCCGGACACCTGGGTCAAGTCCCTGTCCTGGCTCCACCGGAAGCTGGAGCAACTAGATTGGACTGTGGGCCTGAGACTGAAGAGCTTCTTTGAGGGCCACTTCAAGTGTGAGGTGCCAGCCACGCTCTTTGAGATCTGTACGCTTTCTGAGGATGAGTGGACCTCCCAGGCCCACCCCGGGTATGGGCCCGGCACGGGCCTCCTAGCCTGGATGGAGTGCTCCTCCATCTCCAGCAGCATCTCCGAGCAGATGCTCGCCCTCCTGGTGGTGGATGTGGGCAACCCTGAGGAGGTCAGGTTGTTCAgcaagggcttcctggtggccctGGTGCAGGTCATGCCATGGTGCAGCCCCCAGGAATGGCACTGCCTTCACCAGCTGATCCGGAGACTGTTGGAGAAGCAACTCCTGCATGTCCCTTACAGCCTGGAGTATATACAGTTCGTTCCTCTGCTCAACCTGAAGCCCTTTGCCCAGGAGCTCCAGCTCTCTGTACTCTTGCTTAGAGCTTTTCAGTTTCTCTGTAGCCAGAGCTGCCGTAACTGGCTCCCCGTGGAGGGCTGGAGCCATGTGGTCAAGCTCCTCTGCAACAGTCTGACCAATCTCCTGGATTCCGTTCGGTTGATACAGTCGGTTGGCCCTTGGGCTCAAGGACAAGAGCAGGACCTGACCCAGGAAACCCTGTTTTTCTATACCCAGGTGTTCTGTCATGTTCTGCACATCATGGCCATGGTCCACCAGGAGGTCTGTGAACCTCTCTATGTCTTGGCCTTGGAGATCCTCACCTGCTACGAAACCCTGAGCAAGACCAACCCTTCCATCAGCTCCTTGCTCCAGAAAGCAAATGAGCAGCGCTTCTTAAAGTCCATTGCCGAGAACATCAGCCCCGAGGAGCGGCGCCAAACCCTCCTGCAGAAGATCAGCAACTTCTGA
- the TLCD3A gene encoding TLC domain-containing protein 3A isoform X1 — protein sequence MLLPLAWGSLFFPGLFGVCTWGLRRARPAWTHHDCVMISTRLVSSVQAVLATGSGIIVIRSCSDVITDRHWLAREYVWFLIPYMIYDTYAMYLCEWYRAGDQSSRHSLTIFRNFLSKNRLMITHHVFILLVLVPIAQKLRGELGDFFVGCIFTAELSTPFVSLGRILIQLKQQHTLLYKVNGILTLTTFFLCRILLFPFMYWSYGRQQGLSLLRVPFHIPLHCNVANAFLIAPQIYWFSLLCKKAARLFDVPPAEKDS from the exons ATGCTGCTGCCGCTGGCCTGGGGCTCGCTCTTCTTCCCGGGGCTCTTCGGGGTCTGCACCTGGGGGCTGCGGCGCGCGCGGCCCGCCTGGACCCACCACGACTGCGTGATGATCAGCACCAG gctggTTTCTTCAGTGCAGGCTGTGTTGGCCACCGGGTCTGGGATCATCGTCATCCGCTCCTGCAGCGACGTGATCACCGACAG GCACTGGCTTGCCCGAGAGTATGTCTGGTTTTTGATTCCCTACATGATCTATGACACCTACGCCATGTACCTCTGTGAATGGTATCGAGCCGGGGACCAGAGCAGCAGACATTCCCTCACCATTTTTCGAAACTTCCTAAGCAAAAACCGCCTCATGATCACACACCATGTGTTCATTCTGCTTGTCCTTGTGCCCATTGCCCAG AAGCTCAGGGGAGAACTTGGAGACTTCTTTGTCGGCTGCATCTTCACAGCAGAACTGAGCACTCCATTTGTATCGCTGGGCAGAATTCTGATCCAG CTAAAGCAGCAGCACACGCTGCTGTACAAGGTGAACGGAATCCTCACGCTGACCACTTTCTTCTTGTGTCGGAtcctcctcttccctttcatGTACTGGTCCTACGGCCGGCAGCAGGGACTGAGCCTGCTCCGAGTGCCCTTCCACATTCCTCTCCACTGCAATGTGGCCAATGCCTTCCTCATCGCGCCACAGATCTACTGGTTCTCTCTGCTGTGCAAAAAGGCAGCCCGGCTCTTTGATGTTCCTCCAGCCGAAAAGGACAGTTGA